A single window of Halobacterium jilantaiense DNA harbors:
- a CDS encoding pyruvoyl-dependent arginine decarboxylase yields the protein MPIRVAWGTGSAPTEMAAYDAALADANLHNYNLVAVSSVVPADASVEAVGTAPDLGPAGNRLTVVEAHADTAGPGRASAALAWAARGDDPGLFYEAAGETSPDDVESRVTAGIDAGLELRDWDADAPEVRSVTVEAEPGEYAAAVVLAAYGDSEPLL from the coding sequence ATGCCTATTCGAGTGGCGTGGGGGACCGGGTCCGCCCCGACCGAGATGGCGGCCTACGACGCCGCGCTCGCGGACGCGAACCTCCACAACTACAATCTCGTCGCCGTCTCCTCGGTGGTGCCGGCCGACGCCAGCGTCGAGGCCGTCGGCACCGCGCCCGACCTCGGGCCCGCCGGGAACAGGCTGACGGTCGTCGAGGCGCACGCCGACACCGCCGGTCCGGGTCGCGCGAGCGCGGCGCTCGCGTGGGCGGCCCGCGGCGACGACCCCGGATTGTTCTACGAGGCGGCCGGCGAGACGAGCCCGGACGACGTGGAGTCGCGGGTGACAGCCGGCATCGACGCGGGCCTCGAACTGCGGGACTGGGACGCCGACGCCCCCGAGGTCAGGTCCGTGACAGTTGAGGCCGAACCGGGCGAGTACGCCGCGGCGGTCGTTCTGGCGGCGTACGGAGACAGCGAGCCGCTACTCTGA
- a CDS encoding DUF5811 family protein — protein MHGNAPYSGPENATSDLTGDQRRALRTSIAQIASRTREFLPDEYVVGSEISSGSSGVQVTVAVRPPAGNPVSAGFTPEFENLADDDLIPNEDREEVARGLAASAALQVKHALGDDVPETAR, from the coding sequence ATGCACGGGAACGCGCCGTACAGCGGGCCAGAGAACGCCACGTCCGACCTCACCGGGGACCAGCGCCGCGCGCTCAGGACGAGCATCGCGCAGATCGCGTCCCGAACGCGAGAGTTCCTCCCGGACGAGTACGTCGTCGGCTCCGAGATATCCAGTGGTTCCAGCGGCGTCCAGGTCACCGTGGCCGTACGGCCGCCGGCCGGCAACCCCGTCAGCGCGGGGTTCACGCCCGAGTTCGAGAACCTCGCGGACGACGACCTCATCCCGAACGAGGACCGGGAGGAGGTCGCCCGCGGCCTCGCCGCGAGCGCAGCACTTCAGGTCAAGCACGCCCTCGGCGACGACGTTCCCGAGACGGCCAGGTAA
- a CDS encoding DUF7519 family protein has protein sequence MSDQNPSLAGSVVAVALATATAGLVATTQLTRGVAAVAGVSAGVLLCVRVAHRSGTAARVACGALGAVGLWVAVGLAAVAPLPLRVRGPLVLAVLGVLVLAFAVTPVRRAWTRALIEAGFAALLAAGLLRSVLVPVPVWYPAVAVWLAVLSWDTAAVATAVGRRAPEGAGTRRTVARHLVASVGVGGAAAAAAVAGYAAVPAVDSTTGVAVFAAAAVVAIGVIAVSA, from the coding sequence GTGAGCGACCAGAACCCGTCGCTGGCCGGCAGCGTCGTAGCCGTCGCGCTCGCCACCGCCACAGCCGGACTCGTCGCCACGACCCAGCTCACCAGAGGGGTTGCGGCAGTCGCCGGCGTCTCGGCCGGAGTGCTCCTGTGCGTTCGCGTCGCCCACCGGAGCGGCACCGCTGCACGGGTGGCGTGTGGCGCGCTCGGCGCGGTCGGTCTCTGGGTTGCCGTCGGTCTCGCCGCTGTCGCGCCGCTTCCGCTCCGCGTCCGTGGCCCGCTCGTACTCGCCGTTCTCGGCGTGCTCGTCCTCGCGTTCGCGGTGACGCCGGTACGGCGTGCGTGGACGCGCGCCCTCATCGAAGCGGGGTTCGCGGCGCTCCTCGCGGCCGGCCTGCTGCGGAGCGTTCTCGTGCCGGTCCCCGTCTGGTACCCGGCCGTCGCCGTCTGGTTGGCCGTGCTCTCGTGGGACACAGCGGCCGTCGCCACGGCCGTGGGTCGTCGCGCACCCGAAGGAGCCGGAACGCGGCGCACGGTCGCTCGCCACCTGGTCGCGAGTGTCGGCGTCGGCGGTGCGGCGGCCGCAGCAGCCGTCGCGGGCTACGCCGCAGTCCCTGCTGTCGACTCGACTACCGGTGTCGCTGTGTTCGCCGCGGCTGCCGTCGTCGCTATCGGCGTCATCGCCGTCAGCGCGTGA
- a CDS encoding DUF58 domain-containing protein yields the protein MTWERTGRWRPAAAAALFVVALGVYVADAAVLLAAVVPAAYAAYPSLVRPPSPAVSVERTVADCSPDAGEPVAVSLRVRNDGTSPLAAVAVADDQPETLGVNGDSRLATPLAPGESVTLEYEVTARYGVHEWGSPSVVVRDRSGGHETARSPVAGGDDRIECRPTVPGPLCRAGAPRSGRRASDARGAGSEFGHVREYRHGDAPARVDWRRFAATGDLRTVVSPVAQRGALVVCVDAREAAYRERAGDHPTAVAHAATAGRAVAAAAAKRGVQVGAAAFGAQFDWAAPTGGRFERSPAATVLDDRVADWQSEGRETREGWQQSLRSLLPAGATIVFSTPLSDGAVAAFARRLATDRSVVVVSPDVTRSDTAGARAARLERRHRIRTLRNEGVPVVDWRPPAPLAAAVERSRAGGGSP from the coding sequence GTGACCTGGGAGCGAACCGGCCGGTGGCGTCCCGCGGCCGCCGCAGCGCTGTTCGTCGTCGCGCTCGGCGTCTACGTCGCTGACGCCGCCGTCCTGCTGGCCGCCGTCGTCCCCGCTGCGTACGCCGCCTACCCCTCGCTCGTGCGGCCGCCCTCACCCGCCGTCTCGGTCGAGCGCACGGTCGCCGACTGCTCGCCCGACGCCGGCGAGCCCGTCGCGGTGTCGCTGCGCGTTCGGAACGACGGAACGTCGCCGCTCGCGGCCGTCGCCGTGGCGGACGACCAGCCGGAAACCCTCGGTGTGAACGGTGACTCGCGACTCGCCACGCCGCTCGCGCCCGGCGAGAGCGTGACCCTCGAGTACGAGGTTACGGCCCGCTACGGCGTCCACGAGTGGGGGTCACCGTCGGTCGTCGTTCGAGACCGAAGTGGCGGCCACGAGACCGCTCGCTCGCCGGTCGCAGGCGGAGACGACCGCATCGAGTGTCGGCCCACTGTCCCCGGGCCGCTCTGCCGTGCAGGAGCGCCACGGTCGGGGCGGCGGGCGTCCGACGCTCGGGGCGCGGGCAGCGAGTTCGGGCACGTCCGCGAGTACCGCCACGGGGACGCACCGGCCCGCGTTGACTGGCGGCGGTTCGCGGCGACCGGCGACCTGCGGACGGTCGTCTCGCCGGTCGCCCAGCGCGGAGCCCTCGTTGTCTGCGTGGACGCTCGCGAAGCCGCCTATCGGGAGCGAGCGGGCGACCACCCGACAGCGGTCGCACACGCAGCCACTGCGGGACGTGCCGTCGCGGCGGCGGCTGCCAAGCGCGGCGTTCAGGTGGGGGCGGCCGCGTTCGGCGCGCAGTTCGACTGGGCGGCACCGACCGGTGGACGGTTCGAACGCAGTCCGGCCGCCACAGTTCTCGACGACCGCGTCGCCGACTGGCAGTCCGAGGGGAGAGAGACTCGCGAAGGCTGGCAGCAATCACTGCGCTCACTGCTGCCCGCGGGAGCCACTATCGTGTTCAGCACGCCGCTCTCCGACGGGGCGGTGGCGGCGTTCGCGCGCCGCCTCGCCACCGACCGGAGTGTCGTCGTGGTGAGCCCCGACGTGACCAGAAGCGACACCGCGGGCGCGCGAGCGGCGAGACTGGAACGCCGACACCGGATTCGAACGCTCCGGAACGAGGGCGTCCCGGTGGTGGACTGGCGGCCGCCCGCGCCGCTGGCCGCCGCTGTCGAGCGGTCGAGGGCTGGGGGCGGGTCGCCGTGA
- a CDS encoding DUF7269 family protein, whose product MTDSALLRRSRRWATCVAVVLVALGGLFVAAGVDASQYDSAVGGGLVLGVVTVAFSTGTLVWSLRRLPAVEERARVGRSARREEMTQGATFDRLAGWRVLPPVVPATDRDRIRNRLRAAAVEAVAGSAACDYETARRQVRRGDWTADAVAGAFLGGCPPPRRVVWAARVSQSVAFAVGARATLAAIDRQTDEERT is encoded by the coding sequence ATGACTGACAGCGCGCTCCTGCGACGCAGCCGCCGCTGGGCGACCTGTGTCGCTGTCGTTCTCGTGGCCCTCGGTGGCCTGTTCGTCGCGGCTGGCGTCGACGCGTCGCAGTACGACTCCGCGGTCGGGGGCGGACTCGTACTCGGCGTGGTGACAGTGGCGTTCAGCACGGGGACCCTCGTCTGGTCGCTCCGACGCCTGCCAGCAGTCGAGGAGCGCGCTCGCGTCGGCCGCTCTGCTCGACGGGAAGAGATGACCCAGGGCGCGACGTTCGACCGACTTGCGGGGTGGCGGGTGCTCCCACCAGTAGTGCCGGCAACGGACCGCGACCGAATCCGGAACCGCCTGCGAGCGGCGGCAGTCGAGGCAGTCGCCGGGAGTGCGGCCTGCGACTACGAAACCGCCCGGAGGCAGGTGCGGCGTGGCGATTGGACGGCCGACGCAGTAGCCGGGGCGTTTCTCGGTGGCTGTCCGCCACCCCGTCGTGTGGTGTGGGCCGCACGCGTCTCCCAGAGTGTCGCGTTCGCGGTCGGAGCACGAGCGACACTCGCGGCAATCGACCGTCAGACCGACGAGGAGAGAACGTGA
- a CDS encoding DUF4129 domain-containing protein, whose product MPSTRSVGGAALAVVAAALVAAAAGIEQGLPATVAVEQRPAADASGLSLYGLFTVLVVRVLALFGVSADLTAVGAPRGSWLSVAAAVLPEVAAALAVLAVAGSVGWAALRARERRDTRQSAAERARDSEADSTSEAGQRPPANAVESNWADAVAADRRDDTSRTPSESAAERVDAGAPEDAVASLTRLFRAVRYGGRTATTKRVQRATELADTVRDAEDGRDD is encoded by the coding sequence ATGCCCTCCACGCGGAGCGTAGGCGGCGCGGCGCTGGCAGTTGTTGCTGCTGCACTCGTGGCGGCAGCTGCAGGCATCGAACAGGGGCTACCGGCCACGGTAGCGGTCGAACAGCGCCCGGCCGCGGACGCGTCCGGGCTCTCGCTGTACGGCCTGTTTACGGTGCTCGTTGTCCGAGTGCTCGCGCTGTTCGGGGTGTCCGCGGACCTGACCGCAGTGGGTGCGCCACGCGGGTCGTGGCTGTCGGTCGCGGCCGCTGTCCTGCCCGAGGTGGCAGCGGCGCTCGCAGTGCTGGCCGTCGCCGGAAGCGTGGGCTGGGCGGCGCTGCGGGCGCGAGAGCGGCGGGACACGCGACAGTCGGCTGCCGAGCGGGCGCGCGACTCTGAGGCCGACAGTACCAGCGAGGCCGGCCAGCGACCGCCCGCAAACGCTGTCGAGTCGAACTGGGCGGACGCGGTGGCGGCCGACCGCAGAGACGACACGTCCCGAACCCCCAGCGAGTCGGCGGCGGAGCGAGTCGACGCCGGGGCACCCGAGGACGCAGTCGCGTCGTTGACGCGGCTGTTCCGCGCGGTCAGATACGGCGGACGGACAGCGACAACGAAGCGCGTGCAGCGAGCGACCGAGCTCGCCGACACGGTTCGGGACGCGGAGGATGGCCGAGATGACTGA
- the infB gene encoding translation initiation factor IF-2: MSDADTTDDPGDLRTPIVAVLGHVDHGKTSLLDKIRGSAVIEGEAGAITQHIGATAVPLDTVSEVAGSLVDPTEFDLPGLLFIDTPGHHSFSTLRSRGGALADIAILVVDVNDGFQPQTEEAVRILKDTGTPFVVAANKVDTTPGWNPNPDSPIQQTYEAQSDRARSDLDEALYELIGEMSDHGFSSDLYWRVQNFQKNVGVIPVSAETGEGVPDLLTVLMGLAQRYMKAEMEVDVAGPGAGTVLEVKDEQGFGKTVDVILYDGTVRSGDTVVVGAQNDPIVTEVRALLKPRELAEIRTEKRFDDVDSMQAAAGLKIAAPDLDDAMPGAPVRVVGDRSVEEVVAEVEAELAEVAVETEEEGVVVKADTLGSLEALVNALEEAEIPVMSAEVGDVAPRDVAMATTVDEDKHHVLLGFNVDVLPAAAEKAENEDVRIFDSDVIYQLVEDYEAFVEERERAQKEAIFENIRRPARFRILKDHVFRQNDPAVVGVEVVSGTLKRNTPVGLMEGNDVDRVGVVKGIQDQGEDVDEARAGNRVSVSIDGPTVGRDIEEGDELWVDLPEKHAKVLDQELSDEIPADEREALKSYLDIMRKRDPFWGK; this comes from the coding sequence ATGTCCGACGCAGACACCACCGACGACCCCGGAGACCTACGCACGCCCATCGTGGCCGTCCTCGGCCACGTCGACCACGGGAAGACCAGCCTGCTCGATAAGATTCGCGGCTCGGCCGTCATCGAGGGCGAGGCTGGCGCTATCACCCAGCACATCGGCGCGACGGCCGTCCCCCTCGACACCGTCTCGGAGGTCGCGGGTAGCCTCGTCGACCCGACCGAGTTCGACCTCCCGGGCCTGCTGTTCATCGACACGCCCGGCCACCACTCGTTCTCGACGCTGCGCTCGCGTGGCGGCGCGCTCGCCGACATCGCCATCCTCGTCGTGGACGTCAACGACGGCTTCCAGCCCCAGACGGAGGAGGCCGTCCGCATCCTCAAGGACACGGGGACGCCGTTCGTCGTCGCCGCGAACAAGGTCGACACCACACCGGGCTGGAACCCGAACCCGGACTCGCCGATTCAGCAGACCTACGAGGCCCAGAGCGACCGCGCGCGCTCGGACCTCGACGAGGCGCTGTACGAACTCATCGGTGAGATGTCCGACCACGGCTTCTCTTCTGACCTCTACTGGCGCGTCCAGAACTTCCAGAAGAACGTCGGCGTCATCCCCGTCTCCGCCGAGACCGGTGAGGGCGTCCCCGACCTGCTGACCGTCCTGATGGGGCTCGCCCAGCGCTACATGAAAGCCGAGATGGAAGTCGACGTGGCGGGGCCGGGAGCCGGCACCGTCCTCGAAGTCAAAGACGAGCAGGGCTTCGGGAAGACCGTCGACGTCATCCTCTACGACGGCACCGTCCGTTCGGGTGACACCGTCGTCGTCGGCGCGCAGAACGACCCCATCGTCACCGAGGTGCGGGCGCTCCTGAAGCCCCGCGAGCTCGCGGAGATTCGCACCGAGAAGCGCTTCGACGACGTCGACTCGATGCAGGCCGCGGCCGGGCTGAAAATCGCCGCGCCCGACCTCGACGACGCGATGCCGGGCGCGCCGGTCCGCGTGGTCGGCGACCGCAGCGTCGAGGAAGTCGTCGCCGAGGTCGAGGCCGAGCTCGCGGAGGTCGCCGTGGAGACCGAGGAGGAGGGCGTCGTCGTCAAGGCCGACACGCTCGGCAGCCTCGAAGCGCTCGTGAACGCGCTCGAAGAGGCCGAGATTCCCGTCATGTCCGCCGAGGTCGGTGACGTCGCGCCCCGGGACGTGGCGATGGCGACGACCGTCGACGAGGACAAACACCACGTCTTGCTGGGCTTCAACGTCGACGTGCTGCCCGCCGCGGCAGAGAAGGCCGAGAACGAGGACGTCCGCATCTTCGACAGCGACGTCATCTACCAGCTCGTCGAGGACTACGAGGCGTTCGTCGAGGAGCGCGAGCGCGCCCAGAAGGAAGCCATCTTCGAGAACATCCGGCGGCCGGCGCGCTTCCGCATCCTCAAGGACCACGTGTTCCGCCAGAACGACCCGGCGGTCGTCGGCGTCGAAGTGGTCTCGGGCACCCTCAAGCGAAACACGCCGGTCGGTCTGATGGAGGGCAACGACGTCGACCGCGTCGGCGTCGTCAAAGGCATCCAGGACCAGGGCGAGGACGTCGACGAGGCCCGGGCCGGCAACCGCGTCAGCGTCTCCATCGACGGCCCGACGGTCGGCCGCGACATCGAGGAGGGCGACGAGCTCTGGGTGGACCTCCCCGAGAAGCACGCGAAAGTGCTCGACCAGGAGCTCAGCGACGAGATTCCGGCGGACGAGCGCGAAGCGCTGAAGTCCTACCTCGACATCATGCGCAAGCGCGACCCCTTCTGGGGGAAGTAG
- a CDS encoding PRC-barrel domain-containing protein — protein MADILAENLSGKAVMGSDGTELGMLYNITMDLKSGKLEHLLVEQTEESVAADFPKDSDGRYRVPVGRVQAVKDYIVVQR, from the coding sequence ATGGCCGACATCCTCGCCGAGAACCTCTCCGGGAAGGCCGTGATGGGGTCCGACGGCACGGAGCTCGGGATGCTGTACAACATCACGATGGACCTGAAATCCGGGAAGCTCGAACACCTCCTCGTCGAGCAGACCGAGGAGTCCGTCGCGGCGGACTTCCCCAAGGACAGCGACGGCCGCTACCGGGTGCCGGTCGGTCGCGTGCAGGCCGTGAAAGACTACATCGTCGTGCAGCGATAG
- a CDS encoding NOB1 family endonuclease, with amino-acid sequence MQVLDASAFIHEYDADGPTASVPEVREELTDSAAFRFDAASGSGMQVHVPGQDARQRTRTAAKATGDDDVLSETDRRLLATAHELDATLVTDDYAMQNVAAELGVAVEVIAQDGISERRDWRFQCQGCGREFDDDRDRCPVCGSPLERKNPN; translated from the coding sequence GTGCAGGTCCTAGACGCCTCCGCGTTCATTCACGAGTACGACGCCGACGGTCCGACGGCGTCGGTGCCCGAAGTCCGCGAAGAGCTCACTGACTCGGCGGCGTTCCGTTTCGACGCCGCGTCCGGTAGCGGCATGCAGGTCCACGTGCCCGGGCAGGACGCCCGACAGCGCACGCGCACCGCGGCGAAGGCGACCGGCGACGACGACGTGCTCTCCGAGACCGACCGCCGGCTGCTCGCGACCGCGCACGAACTCGACGCGACGCTCGTCACCGACGACTACGCGATGCAGAACGTCGCCGCCGAACTCGGCGTGGCGGTCGAGGTCATCGCGCAGGACGGCATCAGCGAGCGCCGCGACTGGCGGTTCCAGTGCCAGGGCTGTGGCCGCGAGTTCGACGACGACCGCGACCGGTGTCCCGTCTGTGGGAGCCCCCTGGAGCGCAAGAACCCGAACTAG
- a CDS encoding CopG family transcriptional regulator: MPRKYSVVCEDSLAADIEALAREYDISEQEVLHQLVEVGLEARD, encoded by the coding sequence ATGCCCCGGAAGTACTCGGTCGTCTGCGAGGACTCGCTCGCAGCGGACATCGAGGCGCTGGCGCGGGAGTACGACATCTCCGAGCAGGAGGTACTCCATCAGCTCGTCGAAGTCGGCCTCGAAGCCCGCGACTAG
- a CDS encoding CPBP family intramembrane glutamic endopeptidase, translating to MTDRYAQTVAFVVAGVGVASAFLDWTPAPAVAAQVAGGAAAAAALAFAVRRHGSGPRWLDSAGTAAGGVLALAAAGAVLELNGPLAAGPVVALFAGLAVLAAGAAAIRGVGKDGVRTRERAAFGATVASVAALVFGSLLAAAIVPLAPDAPVVRWPLNTAVGSVGFGLAGLAVVQAFDGHVDVSAPGRRDVVVAVVGVAAIFALHLLLNAVVTVFSLPQSTHGLVETARDNPQILPPLAVVSLLFIGPGEELLARNGVQQFLYGAYSRTGAVVVASFVFGAAHLLSYAGAGVAPGAVLVALTRVFLVSLVLGVAYERTDDLFAPVVVHGVYDAVQFGLAYLQFS from the coding sequence GTGACAGACCGGTACGCGCAGACCGTCGCGTTCGTCGTCGCCGGCGTCGGCGTCGCGTCGGCGTTCCTCGACTGGACGCCCGCCCCAGCGGTCGCCGCGCAGGTCGCGGGCGGGGCCGCTGCGGCCGCCGCACTCGCGTTCGCCGTGCGACGCCACGGGAGCGGGCCGCGCTGGCTCGACTCGGCCGGCACGGCGGCCGGCGGCGTACTCGCGCTCGCCGCGGCGGGCGCAGTCCTCGAACTGAACGGCCCGCTCGCCGCCGGGCCGGTAGTGGCGCTGTTCGCGGGTCTCGCCGTCCTCGCCGCCGGCGCGGCGGCCATTCGAGGCGTCGGGAAAGACGGCGTCCGCACCCGGGAGCGAGCGGCGTTCGGTGCGACCGTCGCGTCGGTCGCCGCGCTCGTCTTCGGCAGCCTCCTGGCCGCCGCCATCGTTCCGCTCGCCCCCGACGCGCCCGTCGTCCGGTGGCCCTTGAACACCGCCGTCGGGAGCGTCGGCTTCGGGCTCGCCGGACTCGCGGTCGTCCAGGCGTTCGACGGACACGTCGACGTGAGCGCTCCCGGCCGGCGAGACGTCGTCGTGGCCGTCGTCGGCGTCGCCGCCATCTTCGCGCTCCACCTGCTGTTGAACGCCGTCGTCACGGTGTTCTCGCTCCCGCAGAGCACGCACGGCCTCGTCGAGACCGCCCGGGACAACCCCCAGATTCTGCCGCCGCTGGCCGTCGTCTCCCTGCTGTTCATCGGCCCCGGTGAGGAACTGCTCGCGCGCAACGGCGTCCAGCAGTTCCTCTACGGCGCGTACTCGCGGACCGGCGCGGTCGTCGTCGCGTCGTTCGTCTTCGGCGCTGCCCACCTGCTCTCGTACGCGGGCGCTGGCGTCGCTCCGGGGGCCGTTCTGGTCGCCCTCACGCGGGTGTTCCTCGTGTCGCTCGTGCTCGGCGTCGCCTACGAACGCACGGACGACCTGTTCGCGCCGGTCGTCGTCCACGGCGTCTACGACGCGGTCCAGTTCGGGCTGGCGTACCTCCAGTTCTCGTAG
- a CDS encoding glucose-6-phosphate isomerase, with protein MRVDIGNALAATARPGVSADALDRLDDRVAAAHDRIADGMADSEFGYAALNLPETADPAAVEAAVEPLADADTLLTVGIGGSALGAATLVDALGDGLDYHALDNVDPAHVRDLLADLDLADTVVHVVSRSGTTAETLANFLVVRDAMADAGVDWTERTLVTTGVEGNLRDLADDHGLPVLDAPEGVPGRFSALSTVALPAAALAGVDLDELLAGAAAGRDALSGSLYDCPAYAYGAVAYALDVRGASVNAMLPYAEGLETFAEWFAQLWAESLGKDGLGQTPARALGATDQHSQLQLYRAGPRDKLVTMVRPESRPDCAIPETDLDGLDYLAGGDLGGLLDAEFEATEASLAESGVPSVRVELPAVDAHSLGRLLFDIEAACVLAGELYGVETFTQPAVEWGKDAARGLLRGEADLPEKDVLVVE; from the coding sequence ATGCGAGTAGACATCGGGAACGCGCTCGCCGCGACCGCCCGCCCGGGGGTTTCGGCGGACGCCCTCGACCGACTGGACGACCGGGTCGCCGCGGCCCACGACCGCATCGCCGACGGCATGGCCGACAGCGAGTTCGGCTACGCCGCCCTGAATCTGCCCGAGACAGCCGACCCGGCCGCCGTCGAAGCGGCCGTCGAACCGCTCGCGGACGCCGACACGCTCCTGACCGTCGGCATCGGCGGGAGCGCGCTCGGCGCGGCGACGCTCGTCGACGCGCTCGGCGACGGCCTCGACTACCACGCCCTCGACAACGTCGATCCCGCGCACGTCCGGGACCTGCTGGCCGACCTCGACCTCGCCGACACCGTCGTGCACGTCGTCTCGCGGTCCGGCACGACCGCCGAGACGCTCGCGAACTTCCTCGTCGTCCGCGACGCGATGGCCGACGCGGGCGTCGACTGGACCGAACGCACGCTCGTCACGACCGGCGTCGAGGGGAACCTCCGGGACCTCGCCGACGACCACGGCCTCCCCGTACTCGACGCGCCCGAGGGCGTCCCCGGCCGGTTCTCGGCGCTCTCCACGGTTGCGCTCCCCGCGGCCGCGCTCGCCGGTGTCGACCTCGACGAACTGCTGGCCGGAGCGGCGGCAGGCAGGGACGCCCTGTCGGGGTCGCTGTACGACTGTCCCGCGTACGCCTACGGCGCGGTCGCCTACGCGCTCGACGTGCGGGGCGCGAGCGTGAACGCGATGCTGCCGTACGCCGAGGGCCTGGAGACGTTCGCAGAGTGGTTCGCGCAGCTCTGGGCGGAGAGCCTCGGGAAGGACGGCCTCGGACAGACGCCCGCGCGGGCGCTCGGCGCGACCGACCAGCACAGCCAGCTCCAGCTCTACCGGGCCGGCCCCCGCGACAAGCTCGTGACGATGGTCCGGCCGGAGTCGCGGCCCGACTGCGCGATTCCCGAGACCGACCTCGACGGACTAGACTACCTCGCGGGCGGCGACCTCGGCGGGCTGCTGGACGCCGAGTTCGAGGCCACCGAGGCGAGCCTTGCGGAGTCCGGCGTTCCCTCCGTCCGCGTGGAGCTTCCCGCCGTCGACGCGCACTCCCTGGGCCGGCTCCTGTTCGATATCGAGGCGGCCTGCGTGCTCGCGGGCGAACTCTACGGCGTCGAGACGTTCACCCAGCCCGCCGTCGAGTGGGGGAAAGACGCCGCCCGGGGCCTGCTCCGCGGCGAGGCAGACCTCCCCGAGAAAGACGTTCTCGTCGTCGAGTAG
- a CDS encoding DUF5812 family protein, producing MSDEQAKTATFFVTEASEDSAILTDVSDAQVHTLSENPGVAAGDVLEATLSPDPPMNVTYSVVEVVERVDIPVRVSDETPTPQARDLAEGLPEGELATAERAGVGEVHVLSVGADNVDDAVADVAEDEQTVSRAARIGIDHVEIRSGDDFVSVRYLP from the coding sequence ATGAGCGACGAGCAGGCGAAGACGGCCACGTTCTTCGTGACGGAGGCCAGCGAGGACTCGGCCATCCTCACCGACGTTTCGGACGCCCAGGTGCACACGCTCTCGGAGAATCCCGGCGTTGCGGCCGGCGACGTGCTGGAGGCGACTCTGTCGCCGGACCCGCCGATGAACGTCACGTACAGCGTCGTCGAGGTCGTGGAGCGAGTGGACATTCCGGTCCGCGTGAGCGACGAGACGCCGACGCCGCAGGCCCGCGACCTGGCCGAGGGGCTGCCGGAGGGCGAACTGGCGACGGCCGAGCGCGCGGGCGTCGGCGAAGTCCACGTGCTGTCGGTCGGCGCGGACAACGTCGACGACGCCGTCGCGGACGTCGCCGAGGACGAACAGACGGTCTCGCGGGCGGCCCGCATCGGCATCGACCACGTGGAGATTCGGTCCGGCGACGACTTCGTGAGCGTGCGCTACCTCCCCTGA